A segment of the Pedobacter faecalis genome:
TGATGGCCACTGGTAGAAATAGTCTCCACGACCCGTGTTCCTTGTTTTGTGCTTTTTTATCTTCACAGAAACTGTAAAGCTTCCGTCCCAGCCAAAATTGAAATACTGGTTTGATTTAGCTGGATCAACGAGCGCCTGAGATTTATCCGGGTCTCCTTTAAAACGAACAGATTTGGCATTGAATAGATTACCTAGAAACGGCTTAGCTACAATCGTCTGGTTATAACTTGCACTGTGGAAAATCGTGAACGTGTTTGCATTCGTATTGCTGAACAGAGTTTTGTCATCCTGCGCGGGTGGCAATACATAAGTACCGCCACGGCTCGACGTGATTATAATCAGCCAGTTCTCCTTCGGATAATTTGCGCGGCTTTTCAACGCATTCAGGATCTCGCCAACTTGTGCGTCGAACTGCTCAATAGCTGTCTTGTAAGTAGGGAATTCATTGTCGAACCCAGTGTTATTACCGGCTTTTTGAATGTTCGAGAATTGCCCTACCACAACAGAAGCACCTTCACCCTTAAGGTAATCAATGATGCCGGTTTTAACCTGATCATCGTTACTGTATAGCTGAGACACATCTGCATCTGCCATCAGGTTATTCTTGAAAGCAGCAGTTGACGCAAACGAAGCTACTTTAATCTCAGGATTTACTTCCTTTAACCGCTTGAAGATAACCGGGTAGTCACTCAGTTTGTTGTTGGCAAAATCTTCTGTTGTAATGTTATGCTTTTCCTTCATTACACCCGTCATCATATCTGCCCAGTTTGTAGAGTTCAAGGCATTAACGTCTGCCAGCGAGTTCCAGGTATAAATGGAATTGGGCAACAACGATTTAATGTTCGGAACATTAGCGTCCCGTACCGACAGACCCCTGGCTCCGTCGGCAATGATATAAAGCACTTTAGGCGTTTTATATGTAAGGTCGGTTTCGTTATCAGGCGAACCGGGAATCACCTTATCAAAATCCTTGTTACAGGATGAGGTGACCATGGCCAGAAACATGGCGGCTGCACCTAAACAGGCTTTCATCTTGAATGTTTTCATAATCTTTAGTTTATTATTCATCAGGTTTTCTGTTATATCTCTCATCACTAATCCAATGTCACCCTTACTATTCTGTTTGTCGGCACGTTATCAAACGTATAGAACCCGCCCGCGATCAGCAATGCACGTTTACCTTCAGCCGAAGTAGTTTCCACTACTTTAGAAACTCCGCCAAGTACGTTTCCGATGTTGTTATACCCAACAGCAAGCGCACCGGTCTGATCCAGGATCATAAATCCATTTCTTATAGTACCGCCATAATTTTTAAAGTCACCGCCAACAACGATTAATCCATCACTCAGGACTTTCACATAGCTAGGAATACCTCCGGTAATTACTTTAGCCTGGAAGGTCTGATCTAATGTCCCATCGAAATTTAGTCTCGCCATAAAAGGTGCGGCAGCTCCATTGTAAGTTCTGAACGATCCGACAATGATATATTTGTTTAGCGTAGCGCTGTAACTAACCGAATAAACTTCCTGATCGGCCCCCGCACCTCCAGGATTGAAAGTTTGATCAATGGAACCGTCAGCATTCAGACGAAGAATACTACCTACAGTTGTGTTGTCGAAGCTTGTGAATCTTCCGAAAACAAGAATCTTACCATCGTCATGCATAATCGTACGAATCGGACCGTTGGCCCCTGGTAATCCCTTACCCAACTGACCCTTATAGCCTACAGCATTCGGATCAAATCGCCATGTCTTGTCAAGCGAACCATCTGTTGGGTTTAATTTAGCCAGCTGACGCATCTCAATGCTATCGAGGATAGTACTGTCTTTATAGTCACGTGTAGGCTGATCATATCTTCTGGAAACATAGTAACGGAAGTTACCCGTCACAATGAGTTTACCATCGCGCGCATATACGTTATCAATACTTGAGTCAGTTCCACCATTGAATGGTGAGACAAAACGCTCGCGTTTCTCATAAGTAATGATCTTCACAGTATCTATAACGCCGTTATTCGCGATACGGGTGATATTACTAATTCCACCACGCTGAGCGAAACCACCGAATCCACCAACCGGAAAATACTGGCTTCCTATGATTGCCATATCATTTAATTGTCCGGTTGCTCCGTTACCTACCTGGAAAGTACGGTCGTAAACGCCATCCTTAGATGTCCGCGCTATTCGGTTAATTGCCCGTACGTTACCTTTGTTATCAAAGTTGGTAAACCGGCCAAGAAAGATCAGGTTTCCGTTAGCTACCTCTTTAATGTTAGTTACATAATCGTTAGCACCATTTATGGCCCTGAAAGTAGGATCTTTCGTCACCTTACCAAGTACAGTGAAGTCAGGACCGAAAACCAACTGACCATCTACTACGAAGGACGTAACGCCGGTGCTTGCATTTGCAGGCACCAACACTTCGATCTTGCTGTCGGTTACAGTTCTTACTTCTGCTTCCTCACCGTTGAAAAGGAATTTTAGTTTTTCCTTGTGGGGCAACAGTCCCTTTGCATTAATGGTAACGACAGTTCCTGCATTACCGGAAGCAGGTGATGCGACCGACTGTGGGTCGACCACAATACCCAGCGCCGGAACACCGCCTGCGTATGGGTCTTCAAAGATTTCCTGAGACTTCTTACAGCCTGTAACAACAGCGGCTGCAAGGAGTAAAGTGAAAAATCGTGTATATGTATATTTCATGATTCCTTATTTTATCCGTTACAAATTGATATTAACGATTTAGCACAACATCTATATTAAACTCCTTGTTGAAACCAAAGTTATCTGATGCCTGGCGGTCTAAACGCAACTCGTCAATAAACTCCGTGCCTGCATAAACCGCCAGCACATGTACCACCCCGTTGGATGGTTGGACATCGGATGTCGCAACAGCTGCACTTTGAATTGCCTCAGGATTGGAAGGATCAGGCAGATAAGAAATACTGATCTGTCTTGACCCAGCATACCTCACACCATTTGCTGAGTTAAATACTACGCCGATATTGGCCAGTTCTCTTTCATAAGTATAGAAATATCCGCCTGGATATAACTGCCTTAATCTAAAGTCAAGCTGCGGATAATCTCTAAGTCGCATTTTTCCTTTAAAAACATATCTGAGCAGATACTTCCGCCATATCTCAGCCGGAACGTCTTCAAAATTCGCTATTGTATCACGACCTGCCGAGAACAGTTCCTGATTTAACTTATTGACATAAGGATCATCTCCAAACTGTGATTGACGGTTTACTTGTCCTATAGTCCGGCGAAATACCTCGTCTGTGGGAGCAAAAAACGTGATCTCCTCGTTAGAAAACAAATCTTCCAGTCCGGCTATACGTATCACACGCACAAGTGTATCAAACTTGGACGGGTTTGATTCAAGATACTGCAGAACATTTCCGTTGAACTTAGGGTCTGACTTCCCTCCATCCAGAAAATACTCATCCTGCTTGCACGCCCCGATCAGAAACATCAGCAATGCTGAACAAAGCGCTATCGTTTTAAAATATTTATTGATCATAATGTTTGTGCTAATAGTATCAGTTATTTCTTAAGTTTTGCCAGTACTGATTCAGAGTCATATACGGGTTATTGTTCCTTGCAGATTTGTCTATAGGCCAGGTCCATGCGCCTCTGTTAAATTTATCGGTCGTTAATATGTTATCAGCATATTCCCTGTTCATGATACGCCGCGTACGAACCAGGTCGAAATAATGATGACCCTCTCCCATAAGCTCTTTAGACCGCTCCCAGAAAATAGCATCCTTTAGTCCACGGGAATCGCCCGGAGCATCTGGATATCCAGGGAGTCCCGCACGCTCACGAACCTTATATAATTGCGATATAGCCACATCATCATTTCCAAGATTGGCATTTGCTTCAGCAGCCAGAAGGATAGCATCAGGATACCGCATGATAAGGTAACTATTATCAGTAGCAAGCGCATCATCAGGGCCCTGACCAGTATTCAGTGTGTTACCCGCGAACTTCAACAATTGGAAAGTAGTGTTGTTCTGGTCATAGGGTGCAAGAAACCAGGTCGACAAACGCAGGTCTGGAGCTGTCTGATCCGGATATAGCTTCCGCATATATTCTTCTGTGAAGATGTTGAAGTTATAACGGCTTACATACTCAGGTCTCCGGTAAGGGAAATGGGTAAATGAATAACCAAAATCGCGAGGGTTAGCCGTTAAACCAACGCCAATATTATAGTTGATCGTGTTGAACAACTCGAATAAACTCTCTTCAGAACGGCCTTTTGTAACAGTGCTCCATTCAGATATAGGCAATAGCCTAAAGTCGTTACTGCTAATCAGCTCTTCTCCTAAAGCTGCCGTTTCATTCCAATAATTCACACGATTATTAAGATCAAAACCTGCATTCCACATATTAAGATGCATCATAAGACCCATTGCAGCTCCTTGTGTAGCTCTTACACCGCGAAGCGAAGGATTACTATATCCCCGAGGAAGGTCCTTATAGCTAGCTTTCATATCAGCGATACACTTGTTCACTACACTAACCATATTCTCTCTAGGCAGCGGATCTTTCTGGAAAGCTTTTGTATAGTAAACTACATCGCCATACAGACGAACCAAAGTCAGATAACAAAAATTGCGAATGAACTTAGCTTCAGCAACATATTGTCTGGTTTGGTTAGCGTTCAACCCTGGAATGCCTTCCTCTAGTTTGCTGACCAAGATATTGGCTGATTGAATGACCTGATAGTAAGCATTCCAGTTCATGATAGACCGGAAATTATACACCGAGTTAGCCCATGGGCGGCTTGGATCCAGTAATTCCTCGATTCCGGTGTAATCATTATAAGAACTACCTGGAATGGTTTGCGGAGTTGTGTTACCGTTAGGGTTTGGAGCTATACGCGTATGCCCACCTACACGACCGGCCCAGCGATCTACCTCACTGGCTTGGTTTGCAGGGATAACCTCGCCTGAACGGGCTTCACCTGTGATAGCGGCGGTCGCAGTCTGTGCATACTTGTTGTAAAGCGTGCTGTACATGTCCGTAATGTTTGCCTCAACGTCGTCTACAGTCTGATAAAAATTATTCCCTGTAAGCTTGTCAATAGGCGTAATGTCAAGAAACTTCTTACATCCATATTGGCTGGCGACTACCAGCAGCGATAAATAAATAACTAATTTTTTCATATCCTTTATTCCCCTCTATTAAAATTCTGCTGTTACACCAAATGTATATATACGCGGTACAGGATAACCGTTAGACGCATCACGACCAATTGCGGTCACGTTTTCTGCGTTAGGCCCTGAGTAACCTGAGAAAGTAACCAGGTTCTGCGCGTTCACATACGGCCTGAAGCTGTTGAGTCCGAAACGCTTGGCAAGTTTCTTATCAAAGCTGTATGAAAGTGTAACCTCGTTGATTTTGAAATATGCACCTTCTTCTTCCCATAAAGTCTGATCAAAACGGAAAGGATTCGTAAATGCGTTATGTGCATAGTCATAAGCATTCGCATATTTAGCCACCTGACCAGGTGTTCTCCATACGTTGAGTCTGTCTATTGGAACTACGGCATCCTGACTGAAAGGATTGTTCATTAATCTTAGACGACGTGCTAATGCGTTGTTCAAAATAGAACGTTGCGCGGTGTAAGAAGCATAAACGTTTACCGAGAAGTTTTTATAACTAACCGTGTTAGACAAACCACCGCTCAGTGTAGGCTGGGTACTTCCAGAAACCTGGTAATCACGCTCATCCAGAACATAGTCACTATTTGCATCTAAGAACCTCGCGTCTCCACCCTGGAATGACGCCCTATGGTCCAGCGGGTTATTATTGCGGTATCTAACACCTGTAACCGGATCGATAGGTACGTCTGAAGTATTGGCATAAACACCCTGATTAACGATCAGGTAGTTAGCCAAGGCGTTACGACCTACACGTTTCGCCAAATTCTGATTAAACTCACCTCCATCCCAATCAATGAACTGGCCACCATACTGTGCAGGAAGCTG
Coding sequences within it:
- a CDS encoding DUF4983 domain-containing protein, which produces MKTFKMKACLGAAAMFLAMVTSSCNKDFDKVIPGSPDNETDLTYKTPKVLYIIADGARGLSVRDANVPNIKSLLPNSIYTWNSLADVNALNSTNWADMMTGVMKEKHNITTEDFANNKLSDYPVIFKRLKEVNPEIKVASFASTAAFKNNLMADADVSQLYSNDDQVKTGIIDYLKGEGASVVVGQFSNIQKAGNNTGFDNEFPTYKTAIEQFDAQVGEILNALKSRANYPKENWLIIITSSRGGTYVLPPAQDDKTLFSNTNANTFTIFHSASYNQTIVAKPFLGNLFNAKSVRFKGDPDKSQALVDPAKSNQYFNFGWDGSFTVSVKIKKHKTRNTGRGDYFYQWPSILGKKNRSGWGNDWGPGWEISLFQNGWRFFASGGDGDMRNGTEVGGPDFSGDAWHDLTFVVERKADGAKYVRLYTDGVNGMTNKLTGASKTNPVAGEYKLPARANFDNTAPLRLGWVDGEIDGQYGIIDVQLAEYKIWGVALSETVVKQLACEPEMDENAPNYDDLVGYWRLDEGSGNVLKDQIFGNNFTLQGTYTWNTFSELLCTPNNRTLNTLVPKNADIPAQILSWFNIARQEEWGIDGRVWISN
- a CDS encoding fasciclin domain-containing protein, with the translated sequence MINKYFKTIALCSALLMFLIGACKQDEYFLDGGKSDPKFNGNVLQYLESNPSKFDTLVRVIRIAGLEDLFSNEEITFFAPTDEVFRRTIGQVNRQSQFGDDPYVNKLNQELFSAGRDTIANFEDVPAEIWRKYLLRYVFKGKMRLRDYPQLDFRLRQLYPGGYFYTYERELANIGVVFNSANGVRYAGSRQISISYLPDPSNPEAIQSAAVATSDVQPSNGVVHVLAVYAGTEFIDELRLDRQASDNFGFNKEFNIDVVLNR
- a CDS encoding RagB/SusD family nutrient uptake outer membrane protein, which translates into the protein MKKLVIYLSLLVVASQYGCKKFLDITPIDKLTGNNFYQTVDDVEANITDMYSTLYNKYAQTATAAITGEARSGEVIPANQASEVDRWAGRVGGHTRIAPNPNGNTTPQTIPGSSYNDYTGIEELLDPSRPWANSVYNFRSIMNWNAYYQVIQSANILVSKLEEGIPGLNANQTRQYVAEAKFIRNFCYLTLVRLYGDVVYYTKAFQKDPLPRENMVSVVNKCIADMKASYKDLPRGYSNPSLRGVRATQGAAMGLMMHLNMWNAGFDLNNRVNYWNETAALGEELISSNDFRLLPISEWSTVTKGRSEESLFELFNTINYNIGVGLTANPRDFGYSFTHFPYRRPEYVSRYNFNIFTEEYMRKLYPDQTAPDLRLSTWFLAPYDQNNTTFQLLKFAGNTLNTGQGPDDALATDNSYLIMRYPDAILLAAEANANLGNDDVAISQLYKVRERAGLPGYPDAPGDSRGLKDAIFWERSKELMGEGHHYFDLVRTRRIMNREYADNILTTDKFNRGAWTWPIDKSARNNNPYMTLNQYWQNLRNN
- a CDS encoding DUF5008 domain-containing protein; this encodes MKYTYTRFFTLLLAAAVVTGCKKSQEIFEDPYAGGVPALGIVVDPQSVASPASGNAGTVVTINAKGLLPHKEKLKFLFNGEEAEVRTVTDSKIEVLVPANASTGVTSFVVDGQLVFGPDFTVLGKVTKDPTFRAINGANDYVTNIKEVANGNLIFLGRFTNFDNKGNVRAINRIARTSKDGVYDRTFQVGNGATGQLNDMAIIGSQYFPVGGFGGFAQRGGISNITRIANNGVIDTVKIITYEKRERFVSPFNGGTDSSIDNVYARDGKLIVTGNFRYYVSRRYDQPTRDYKDSTILDSIEMRQLAKLNPTDGSLDKTWRFDPNAVGYKGQLGKGLPGANGPIRTIMHDDGKILVFGRFTSFDNTTVGSILRLNADGSIDQTFNPGGAGADQEVYSVSYSATLNKYIIVGSFRTYNGAAAPFMARLNFDGTLDQTFQAKVITGGIPSYVKVLSDGLIVVGGDFKNYGGTIRNGFMILDQTGALAVGYNNIGNVLGGVSKVVETTSAEGKRALLIAGGFYTFDNVPTNRIVRVTLD